A genomic window from Littorina saxatilis isolate snail1 unplaced genomic scaffold, US_GU_Lsax_2.0 scaffold_766, whole genome shotgun sequence includes:
- the LOC138957315 gene encoding mucin-2-like, with the protein MHSPLPTSLFIITTHSPTSTSLFIITMHSPLPTSLFIITTHSPVSTSLFIITTHSPVSTSLFIITTHSPTSTSLFIITTHSPVSTSLFIITAHSPTSTSLFIITTHSPTSTSLFIITTHSPVSTSLFIITTHSPTSTSLFIITTHSPLSTSLFIITTPLSTSLFIITTHSPLSTSLFIITTHSPTSTSLFIITTHSPLSTSLFIITTHSPVSTSLFIITTHSPTSTSLFIITMHSPLPTSLFIITTHSPVSTSLFIITMHSPLPTSLFIITTHSPTSTSLFIITMHSPLPTSLFIITTHSPLPTSLFIITMHSPLPTSLFIITTHSPTSTSLFIITMHSPTSTSLFIITTHSPTSTSLFIITMHSPTSTSLFIITMHSPTSTSLFIITTHSPTSTSLFIITTHSPLSTSLFIITTHSPVSTSLFIVTTHSPVSTSLFIITMHSPTSTSLFIITMHSPVSTSLFIITTHSPTSTSLFIITMHSPVSTSLFIITTHSPLSTSLFIITTHSPTSTSLFIITTHSPLSTSLFIITMHSPLSTSLFIITMHSPLSTSLFIITTHSPTSTSLFIITTHSPLSTSLFIITTHSPLSTSLFIITMHSPTSTSLFIITTHSPVSTSLFIITMHSPLSTSLFIITMHSPLSTSLFIITTHSPVSTSLFINSP; encoded by the exons atgCATAGTCCTctccccacctccctcttcatcatcaccacgcACAGTCCtacctccacctccctcttcatcatcaccatgCATAGTCCTctccccacctccctcttcatcatcaccacgcACAGTCctgtctccacctccctcttcatcatcaccacgcATAGTCctgtctccacctccctcttcatcatcaccacgcATAGTCCtacctccacctccctcttcatcatcaccacgcACAGTCctgtctccacctccctcttcatcatcaccgcGCACAGTCCtacctccacctccctcttcatcatcaccacgcACAGTCCtacctccacctccctcttcatcatcaccacgcACAGTCctgtctccacctccctcttcatcatcaccacgcATAGTCCtacctccacctccctcttcatcatcaccacgcacagtcctctctccacctccctcttcatcatcaccac tcctctctccacctccctcttcatcatcaccacgcacagtcctctctccacctccctcttcatcatcaccacgcACAGTCCtacctccacctccctcttcatcatcaccacgcatagtcctctctccacctccctcttcatcatcaccacgcACAGTCctgtctccacctccctcttcatcatcaccacgcACAGTCCtacctccacctccctcttcatcatcaccatgCATAGTCCTctccccacctccctcttcatcatcaccacgcACAGTCctgtctccacctccctcttcatcatcaccatgCATAGTCCTctccccacctccctcttcatcatcaccacgcACAGTCCtacctccacctccctcttcatcatcaccatgCATAGTCCTctccccacctccctcttcatcatcaccacgcATAGTCCTctccccacctccctcttcatcatcaccatgCATAGTCCTctccccacctccctcttcatcatcaccacgcACAGTCCtacctccacctccctcttcatcatcaccatgCATAGTCCtacctccacctccctcttcatcatcaccacgcACAGTCCtacctccacctccctcttcatcatcaccatgCACAGTCCtacctccacctccctcttcatcatcaccatgCACAGTCCtacctccacctccctcttcatcatcaccacgcACAGTCCtacctccacctccctcttcatcatcaccacgcacagtcctctctccacctccctcttcatcatcaccacgcATAGTCctgtctccacctccctcttcatcgtCACCACGCACAGTCctgtctccacctccctcttcatcattaCCATGCACAGTCCtacctccacctccctcttcatcatcaccatgCACAGTCctgtctccacctccctcttcatcatcaccacgcACAGTCCtacctccacctccctcttcatcatcaccatgCACAGTCctgtctccacctccctcttcatcatcaccacgcacagtcctctctccacctccctcttcatcatcacaacGCACAGTCCtacctccacctccctcttcatcatcaccacgcACAGTCCTCTCTcaacctccctcttcatcatcaccatgcacagtcctctctccacctccctcttcatcatcaccatgcacagtcctctctccacctccctcttcatcatcaccacgcACAGTCCtacctccacctccctcttcatcatcaccacgcacagtcctctctccacctccctcttcatcatcaccacgcacagtcctctctccacctccctcttcatcatcaccatgCACAGTCCtacctccacctccctcttcatcatcaccacgcACAGTCctgtctccacctccctcttcatcattaCCATGCACagtcctctctccacctccctcttcatcatcaccatgcacagtcctctctccacctccctcttcatcatcaccacgcACAGTCctgtctccacctccctcttcatcaacagTCCTTAG